The following proteins come from a genomic window of Diadema setosum chromosome 20, eeDiaSeto1, whole genome shotgun sequence:
- the LOC140243952 gene encoding uncharacterized protein, with the protein MLLFKTFCRNHISQDSTATTNNNTCSGNYSGSRGDKCHAHKCYEPQEPLQSVSPLTYEASFSQPTTITGIKLPAISASTTTTVVFRIKRAQGDEWITVLAENADSGSGDLSGSGLGESENQGEVTFSLSDSASTNIWLPSALGPVRAIEATFGAPLNLGNEIEVYGCQGPTPAPTTRGTSPPGNTSCF; encoded by the exons ATGCTTTTATTCAAAACCTTTTGCAGAAACCACATCTCCCAGGACTCGACCGccacaaccaacaacaacacctgCTCCGGGAACTACAGTGGTAGCAGGGGAGACAAGTGCCACGCCCACA AATGCTACGAGCCACAGGAGCCATTGCAGTCTGTGAGTCCCTTGACATACGAAGCCAGCTTCAGTCAGCCTACAACTATCACTGGAATCAAACTACCTGCCATCAGCGCTAGTACAACGACTACAGTGGTATTCAGGATCAAGCGCGCCCAAGGAGATGAATGGATCACTGTTCTTGCCGAAAACGCAGACTCGGGATCTGGTGACCTCTCTGGTTCAGGATTGGGAGAGTCAGAGAATCAG GGCGAAGTAACATTTTCTTTGAGTGACTCTGCTTCAACGAATATCTGGCTACCTTCAGCACTTGGACCTGTGCGAGCTATCGAAGCAACATTTGGAGCTCCACTTAATCTTGGAAATGAGATCGAGGTCTACGGCTGTCAGG GACCCACTCCGGCCCCAACAACAAGAGGTACCTCTCCCCCAGGTAATACATCGTGTTTTTAG